A window from Halomicrobium urmianum encodes these proteins:
- a CDS encoding AAA family ATPase — protein MDVDEASEVCERVLDEVAGAVIAEREFFETVMLGVVARGHVLLEDVPGTGKTLTARTMADALGLSFSRVQFTPDLLPADITGTHVFDESERDFEFNEGPIFANVVLADEINRAPPKTQSALLEAMEEGQVTVDGDTYDLPEPFFVIATQNPVEMEGTFELPEAQVDRFLAKTSIGYPDEDGEFELLQRRAGRDAQSPTVETVLSPAEVDDLRALPESITVEDDVLRYVSNVARSTREHRNVDVGVSPRGTQRLFEAARARAVLRGRSFVTPDDVKGVAQQVLAHRLVLTPEARVEDVSEAAIVESVLESVPVPTVAH, from the coding sequence ATGGACGTCGACGAGGCCAGCGAGGTGTGCGAGCGCGTTCTCGACGAGGTCGCGGGGGCCGTCATCGCCGAGCGCGAGTTCTTCGAGACGGTGATGCTGGGCGTCGTGGCCCGCGGACACGTCCTCCTCGAGGACGTGCCGGGGACGGGCAAGACGCTGACCGCGCGGACGATGGCCGACGCGCTCGGCCTCTCCTTCTCCCGCGTCCAGTTCACCCCGGACCTGCTGCCGGCCGACATCACGGGCACGCACGTCTTCGACGAGAGCGAGCGGGACTTCGAGTTCAACGAGGGTCCCATCTTCGCGAACGTCGTCCTCGCGGACGAGATCAACCGCGCGCCGCCGAAGACGCAGTCGGCGCTGCTGGAGGCGATGGAGGAGGGCCAGGTGACCGTCGACGGCGACACCTACGACCTGCCCGAACCGTTCTTCGTCATCGCGACGCAGAACCCCGTCGAGATGGAGGGGACCTTCGAGCTCCCGGAGGCCCAGGTCGACCGCTTCCTGGCGAAGACCTCCATCGGCTACCCGGACGAGGACGGCGAGTTCGAGCTGCTGCAGCGCCGGGCCGGCCGCGACGCCCAGAGTCCCACGGTGGAGACGGTGCTGTCGCCGGCGGAGGTCGACGACCTGCGCGCGCTGCCGGAGTCGATCACCGTCGAGGACGACGTGCTCCGGTACGTCTCGAACGTTGCACGCTCGACGCGGGAGCACCGCAACGTCGACGTGGGCGTCTCGCCGCGCGGCACCCAGCGGCTGTTCGAGGCCGCTCGCGCCCGCGCGGTCCTGCGCGGCCGCTCGTTCGTCACGCCCGACGACGTCAAGGGCGTGGCCCAGCAGGTCCTCGCCCACCGGCTCGTGCTGACGCCGGAGGCGCGCGTCGAGGACGTCTCCGAGGCGGCGATCGTCGAGAGCGTTCTCGAGTCGGTGCCCGTCCCGACGGTCGCGCACTGA
- a CDS encoding DUF2070 family protein encodes MTATQGNLASLSRFIFRAPHWYASLTFALVIAAVTGVAAFDSRFVLEDAWQGVFFVGIPTVVASFATPYVDRYFGGGLTHNRSSLLAVFCELVVIAFLIVAGVVAVLTSLSQEFVLDALLVALASIFALRLLVVVAVSRHPLPVAVVPASVQTVTAAALLGIYSGATSVMLDNPTLRRMLSRPEQAPSALHEVALLDFGLLAFMCGLYALTVWLYLTVLDHPWRSSMGVSMLDFLGGFLGHIAEGSRELEDFFEKLGEDAIVPVTVFSVRRPGGEEKARFVLPMIHPGPMGEIGGGNLPERVALEADGLAFPPHATAGHDFNLVTEREVDDILSAAETAYQRLEYSSDATPSVRVDEGSATLTGQAFGSNAFLAATFSPECADDVDYAVGLSAAAEARTEEVDEVMLADAHNCNDGLEGEDLGHVVPGSQRSFDMIYGAGRVGDLLSEADRGSLRCGVAWDETPWEPLDGIGPLGIRVAVFEVSESEDSQARQAAKQSDGVNGQTTAYVLIDGNNMEPGLREDVVDAVDAVDRMEVLTTDTHVVNTVEAENQVGDAIPHEELIALIDQLTEQAVADLEPVEAGMESETAEVTVFGNDRTETLASTANAVVSLGGALAAAFIAGVLAISGLVFFLTGG; translated from the coding sequence ATGACGGCGACGCAGGGGAACCTGGCGAGCCTGTCGCGGTTCATCTTTCGGGCGCCGCACTGGTACGCCAGCCTGACCTTCGCCCTGGTGATCGCCGCGGTCACCGGGGTGGCCGCCTTCGACTCCCGATTCGTGCTCGAGGACGCGTGGCAGGGCGTGTTCTTCGTGGGTATCCCGACCGTCGTTGCGAGCTTCGCCACGCCGTACGTCGACCGCTACTTCGGCGGCGGACTCACCCACAACCGCTCGTCGCTGCTCGCGGTGTTCTGCGAGCTCGTGGTGATCGCGTTCCTGATCGTCGCCGGCGTCGTCGCCGTGCTGACCTCGCTCAGCCAGGAGTTCGTCCTCGATGCGCTGCTGGTGGCGCTGGCCTCCATCTTCGCGCTGCGCCTGCTGGTCGTCGTCGCCGTCTCCAGACACCCGCTGCCGGTCGCAGTCGTCCCGGCGAGCGTCCAGACAGTCACGGCCGCCGCCCTGCTGGGGATCTACTCCGGCGCGACGTCGGTCATGCTCGACAACCCGACGCTGCGCCGGATGCTCTCCCGACCGGAGCAGGCACCAAGCGCGCTCCACGAGGTCGCGCTGCTGGACTTCGGGCTGCTGGCGTTCATGTGCGGCCTGTACGCCCTCACGGTCTGGCTGTACCTGACGGTCCTCGATCACCCCTGGCGCTCCAGCATGGGCGTCTCGATGCTGGACTTCCTGGGGGGTTTCCTCGGCCACATCGCGGAGGGCTCCCGCGAACTGGAGGACTTCTTCGAGAAGCTCGGCGAGGACGCCATCGTGCCGGTGACGGTGTTCTCGGTCCGCCGGCCCGGCGGGGAGGAGAAGGCCCGCTTCGTACTGCCGATGATCCACCCCGGCCCGATGGGCGAGATCGGCGGCGGCAACCTCCCCGAGCGGGTCGCCCTGGAGGCCGACGGGCTAGCCTTCCCGCCCCACGCCACCGCCGGCCACGACTTCAACCTCGTCACCGAGCGCGAGGTCGACGACATCCTCTCCGCCGCCGAGACGGCCTACCAGCGACTCGAGTACAGCTCCGACGCCACGCCCAGCGTCCGCGTCGACGAGGGCAGCGCCACGCTGACCGGCCAGGCGTTCGGCTCGAACGCCTTCCTCGCGGCGACGTTCTCGCCGGAGTGCGCCGACGACGTCGACTACGCCGTCGGGCTCTCCGCCGCCGCCGAGGCCCGCACGGAGGAGGTCGACGAGGTCATGCTCGCCGACGCGCACAACTGCAACGACGGCCTCGAGGGGGAGGACCTCGGCCACGTCGTCCCCGGCAGCCAGCGTTCCTTCGACATGATCTACGGCGCCGGCCGCGTCGGCGACCTGCTCTCGGAGGCCGACCGCGGCAGCCTGCGCTGCGGCGTCGCCTGGGACGAGACCCCCTGGGAACCCCTGGACGGCATCGGCCCCCTGGGCATCCGCGTCGCCGTGTTCGAGGTCTCCGAATCCGAGGACTCGCAGGCTCGTCAGGCTGCGAAGCAGTCTGACGGTGTGAACGGTCAGACCACCGCGTACGTCCTGATCGACGGCAACAACATGGAGCCGGGCCTGCGCGAGGACGTCGTCGACGCCGTCGACGCCGTCGACCGCATGGAGGTGCTGACCACCGACACCCACGTCGTCAACACCGTCGAGGCCGAGAACCAGGTCGGCGACGCGATTCCCCACGAGGAGCTGATCGCCCTGATCGACCAGCTCACCGAGCAGGCCGTCGCCGACCTCGAACCCGTCGAGGCCGGCATGGAGAGCGAGACGGCCGAGGTCACCGTCTTCGGCAACGACCGCACCGAGACCCTCGCCTCCACCGCCAACGCCGTCGTCTCGCTGGGGGGCGCGCTCGCCGCCGCCTTCATCGCCGGCGTCCTCGCGATCAGCGGGCTGGTGTTCTTCCTGACCGGCGGGTAG
- a CDS encoding NAD-binding protein produces MADDTLPRVLGAHRLSKRQRLVVLFGTSLTIFVLLLTIGYNFGMARYEGVDQDFFHSLRVVVETLTTTGFGSDADDWTTSVMELYVTFIQVAGIAIGFFTLRVLVIPLWKRTPTVLDERLTPKDDHVVVCEYQRDSDVLLDELERLDVEYVLIDSDREEAKELSDAGYQVIGGDPEDEDTLRRASIGSAALVVADAGRRNVSILLSARELNPDVRTVCLIDSAEQRRALEQIGIDRVVSPAAVVGGRLARLAARPVGRTVAGDDDAGSENVTGSTGVRLDDETVLTELIVHRSSPLRDRRLRDTALESHPELEVVGGWFDGRFRFPPDPDDRLTANAVVVLFGPEAAVDEVRSEGTGAGPRRHHPRVVVAGLGEGGTAAVDALPAGTDVTTVDVDDGPDVDVVGDVSDPDTLAAAGLTEATALLVTVDDDATALLAVALARTLTDEIEIFARVTDADKVNNAYEAGADYVLSTQEVSARLLASDVYGERVLDPTSQIRTVRVDGASFAGDTVGEVNAAHRDRFRLVGVRRDGAFLSDDAVTVGGDDVAVVVGADEAIQRFEREQA; encoded by the coding sequence ATGGCTGACGACACGCTCCCCCGGGTTCTGGGCGCCCACCGACTCTCGAAGCGCCAGCGCCTCGTGGTCCTGTTCGGCACGTCTCTCACGATCTTCGTGCTCCTCCTGACGATCGGCTACAACTTCGGGATGGCCCGCTACGAGGGCGTCGACCAGGACTTCTTCCACTCGCTCCGCGTCGTCGTCGAGACGCTGACGACGACCGGGTTCGGCTCGGACGCCGACGACTGGACGACGAGCGTGATGGAACTCTACGTCACGTTCATCCAGGTGGCGGGCATCGCAATCGGCTTCTTCACGCTCAGGGTGCTCGTGATCCCGCTCTGGAAGCGGACGCCGACGGTGCTTGACGAGCGGCTGACGCCCAAGGACGACCACGTCGTCGTCTGCGAGTACCAGCGGGACAGCGACGTCCTCCTGGACGAGCTCGAGCGCCTCGACGTCGAGTACGTCCTGATCGACTCCGACCGCGAGGAGGCCAAGGAGCTCTCCGACGCGGGGTACCAGGTCATCGGTGGCGACCCGGAGGACGAGGACACGCTGCGGCGAGCGTCGATCGGATCCGCCGCGCTCGTCGTCGCCGACGCGGGGCGGCGGAACGTCAGCATCCTGCTCAGCGCGCGGGAGCTGAACCCGGACGTGCGCACCGTCTGCCTGATCGACTCGGCGGAGCAGCGGCGGGCGCTCGAACAGATCGGGATCGACCGCGTCGTGTCGCCCGCCGCGGTCGTCGGCGGCCGCCTGGCCCGACTGGCCGCGAGGCCCGTCGGCCGGACCGTCGCCGGGGACGACGATGCCGGTTCCGAGAACGTCACCGGCAGCACCGGCGTCAGGCTCGACGACGAGACGGTCCTGACCGAGCTGATCGTCCACCGATCGAGCCCGCTCCGCGACCGGCGTCTGCGGGACACCGCGCTGGAGAGCCACCCGGAGCTCGAGGTGGTCGGCGGCTGGTTCGACGGCCGCTTCCGCTTCCCGCCGGACCCGGACGACCGGCTCACGGCCAACGCCGTCGTCGTCCTCTTCGGACCCGAAGCCGCCGTCGACGAGGTCAGGAGCGAGGGCACCGGTGCCGGTCCCCGCCGCCACCACCCTCGCGTCGTCGTCGCCGGGCTGGGCGAGGGCGGAACCGCCGCCGTCGACGCTCTCCCCGCCGGCACCGACGTCACGACCGTTGACGTCGACGACGGGCCCGACGTCGACGTGGTCGGCGACGTCAGTGACCCCGACACCCTCGCGGCAGCGGGACTGACGGAGGCGACGGCGCTTCTGGTCACCGTCGACGACGACGCCACCGCGCTGCTCGCCGTCGCCCTCGCGCGCACGTTGACGGACGAGATCGAGATCTTCGCGCGTGTCACCGACGCGGACAAGGTGAACAACGCCTACGAGGCCGGCGCGGACTACGTCCTCTCCACCCAGGAGGTCAGCGCCCGCCTGCTCGCCAGCGACGTCTACGGGGAGCGCGTCCTCGACCCGACCAGCCAGATCCGCACCGTCCGCGTCGACGGGGCGTCGTTCGCCGGCGACACGGTGGGCGAGGTCAACGCCGCCCACCGGGATCGGTTCCGCCTGGTCGGCGTCCGCCGCGACGGCGCGTTCCTGAGCGACGACGCGGTGACCGTCGGCGGCGACGACGTCGCCGTCGTCGTCGGGGCGGACGAGGCCATCCAGCGCTTCGAGCGCGAACAGGCCTGA
- a CDS encoding DUF7519 family protein, protein MSAAEAFDPRPASLSAWLTAAAALVAVAASAVTATAAVLGAVGLVAMPVGVARGAGRVHRLGALALFSGVLLAGSAGAPPAAMLVATGATVVAWDAGENALELGRQVGSRARMRRAVLVHTGATAGVAALVAAVGLGVYRMAGSGQPTVAVALLLAAALLFALLLD, encoded by the coding sequence ATGAGCGCCGCAGAGGCCTTCGACCCGCGGCCCGCCTCCCTGTCGGCGTGGCTCACCGCGGCCGCCGCGCTGGTCGCCGTCGCCGCCAGCGCCGTCACCGCCACGGCCGCGGTCCTGGGCGCGGTCGGCCTGGTCGCGATGCCGGTCGGGGTCGCACGCGGCGCCGGTCGGGTCCACCGCCTCGGGGCGCTGGCGCTGTTCAGCGGCGTCCTGCTGGCCGGCAGCGCCGGGGCCCCGCCCGCCGCGATGCTCGTCGCCACGGGCGCCACCGTCGTCGCCTGGGACGCCGGCGAGAACGCCCTCGAACTCGGTCGCCAGGTCGGCTCCCGGGCGCGGATGCGCCGGGCCGTGCTCGTCCACACGGGCGCGACCGCGGGCGTCGCCGCGCTCGTGGCCGCCGTCGGCCTCGGCGTCTATCGCATGGCGGGTAGCGGCCAGCCGACGGTCGCCGTGGCGCTACTGCTGGCGGCGGCGCTGCTGTTCGCGCTGCTGCTGGACTGA
- a CDS encoding DUF192 domain-containing protein yields MRVVHRPTEGDERLLAGDVEFADSALEQARGLMFRSSVPDDFALVFRFEPPGWPLSQWFGAEGWRLIHMLFVGAPLDVLWLADGEVRKVERLAPWTGVGAAKADTVIELPAGAAEGVSAGDVVVVESDADGSGE; encoded by the coding sequence ATGCGTGTCGTGCACAGGCCGACCGAGGGTGACGAGCGGCTCCTCGCCGGCGACGTCGAGTTCGCCGACTCCGCCCTCGAGCAGGCGCGGGGACTGATGTTCCGCTCCTCGGTCCCCGATGACTTCGCGCTCGTGTTCCGGTTCGAGCCGCCGGGCTGGCCGCTGTCGCAGTGGTTCGGCGCCGAGGGGTGGCGACTGATCCACATGCTGTTCGTCGGGGCGCCGCTCGACGTCCTCTGGCTGGCGGACGGCGAGGTCCGAAAGGTGGAGCGGCTCGCCCCCTGGACGGGCGTCGGCGCCGCGAAAGCCGACACGGTGATCGAACTCCCCGCCGGGGCCGCCGAGGGCGTTTCGGCCGGCGATGTCGTCGTGGTGGAGAGCGACGCTGACGGGAGCGGTGAGTGA
- a CDS encoding DUF4399 domain-containing protein, with protein MDLVDAVDVTVADEATLCLETSVDGNVVDWDVTAENYTVQSAEEGIESSAGHLHAVVDADPVAVGDVVPDDARHVHFDDGSTSGSLDLAEQLGDEYEAGEHTIRFQVGTASDRATALRAEATVETE; from the coding sequence ATGGACCTCGTCGACGCCGTCGACGTCACGGTCGCCGACGAGGCGACCCTGTGCCTGGAGACGAGCGTCGACGGCAACGTCGTCGACTGGGACGTCACCGCGGAGAACTACACCGTCCAGTCCGCGGAAGAGGGCATCGAATCCAGCGCCGGTCACCTCCACGCCGTCGTCGACGCCGACCCCGTCGCAGTCGGTGACGTCGTCCCGGACGACGCCCGCCACGTCCACTTCGACGACGGCTCCACCAGCGGCAGCCTCGACCTCGCGGAGCAACTGGGTGACGAGTACGAGGCCGGCGAACACACGATCCGCTTCCAGGTAGGGACCGCGAGCGACCGGGCGACGGCGCTCCGGGCCGAGGCGACCGTCGAGACCGAGTGA
- a CDS encoding DUF7269 family protein: protein MRRLSLAVAVAAAVLGLALAFVPGLRAVASAPENLPSILGGVAVLAGLIRSWQWLRHEPRGAALPERERGRPVEVPGSDFDASLARVPDVVTSGGNRRALRVRDRLREAAVDVLVRYRGLSEEAANERLVDGTWTDDRLAADFFATVDGTGGSVTESVAGTLWGEGPFRRRARRAAAEIARIASTRGED, encoded by the coding sequence ATGCGCCGGCTGTCGCTGGCCGTCGCGGTGGCGGCCGCGGTGCTCGGGCTCGCGCTGGCGTTCGTGCCGGGCCTCCGGGCGGTCGCGAGCGCGCCGGAGAACCTCCCGTCGATCCTCGGCGGCGTGGCCGTCCTCGCCGGTCTGATCCGGTCCTGGCAGTGGCTCCGCCACGAGCCGCGGGGGGCGGCGCTGCCGGAGCGCGAGCGCGGCCGCCCGGTCGAGGTGCCCGGCAGCGACTTCGACGCGTCGCTCGCGCGGGTCCCCGACGTCGTCACGTCTGGAGGCAACCGCCGGGCGCTGCGGGTCCGCGACCGGCTCCGCGAGGCCGCCGTGGACGTCCTCGTGCGGTACCGCGGGCTCTCGGAGGAGGCGGCGAACGAGCGCCTCGTCGACGGCACCTGGACGGACGATCGGCTGGCCGCCGACTTCTTCGCTACCGTCGACGGCACGGGCGGATCGGTGACCGAGTCCGTGGCCGGGACGCTGTGGGGCGAGGGCCCGTTCAGGCGGCGCGCTCGCCGCGCGGCCGCGGAGATCGCGCGCATCGCGTCGACGCGGGGTGAGGACTGA
- a CDS encoding DUF7097 family protein produces the protein MEKAPGGTSVGVDDPYEHVDHCDFVTDEGQCRWAVEHGRHDPEFADARSAEEFRCPVVSPSDGEPDPDAEDGPRRGDGEDLPGEWRWSDCPHFRCRQHDRECARCGLAERRMAHSDERPLLEEHHLSYSRDSGVGEVPTGGRNLEHESGSERSDRHASREGEGEGETAHEITVYLCRWCHAKVHGSWARIDDDANPDPEAVAEKEGRRSRELDELGFESAAERFDDGSD, from the coding sequence ATGGAGAAGGCGCCCGGTGGGACGTCCGTCGGCGTGGACGACCCCTACGAACACGTCGACCACTGCGACTTCGTCACCGACGAGGGGCAGTGCCGGTGGGCCGTCGAGCACGGCCGCCACGACCCCGAGTTCGCCGACGCGCGCAGCGCCGAGGAGTTCCGGTGCCCGGTCGTCTCGCCGTCGGACGGCGAACCGGATCCGGACGCCGAGGACGGTCCACGGCGCGGCGACGGCGAGGACCTGCCGGGCGAGTGGCGCTGGTCGGACTGCCCGCACTTCCGGTGTCGCCAGCACGACCGGGAGTGCGCCCGCTGCGGCCTGGCGGAGCGCCGGATGGCCCACTCCGACGAGCGGCCACTGCTGGAGGAACACCACCTCTCGTACAGCCGCGACAGCGGGGTGGGCGAGGTTCCGACCGGAGGGAGGAACCTCGAACACGAAAGCGGGAGTGAGCGAAGCGACCGACACGCGAGCCGCGAGGGCGAGGGAGAGGGAGAGACCGCCCACGAGATAACGGTCTACCTTTGTCGGTGGTGTCACGCGAAGGTTCACGGGTCGTGGGCGCGCATCGACGACGACGCCAACCCCGACCCGGAGGCCGTCGCGGAGAAGGAGGGCCGGCGCTCCCGGGAACTGGACGAGCTGGGCTTCGAGTCGGCCGCCGAGCGGTTCGATGACGGGTCGGACTGA
- a CDS encoding DUF58 domain-containing protein has protein sequence MAFDAPTAADHLAAATEDRTETAVAPGETEDRQTRRWYGIASFALLALGLGVLTGQPGLLLASAFGLAFAGYGRLTSPPPVDLTLERTVDESGPDVGEDVAVTVTLCNESDQFVPDLRVVDGVPPYLSVAEGSPRHATALRPGEEATFTYAVRARRGAATFEPMAVVARDASGATERLGRVDAETRITCEPDLPARGVDVPLRAQTSPYTGRQATDAGGPGIEFHATREYRPGDPLNRIDWNRTARTGEFTTVEYRVERSVTVALVVDARARAYRAPDPYDRSAVERSVDAAGQAYVSLTNEGHSVGLAALAPTDCWLPPGSGDRHRVRVRRTLATHPALSPVAPDRETNVYATLQSLRRRLPGDAQVILFSPLSDDLLADLVVSLDARGYRTTVISPDPTADDTAGHQLAAVDRALNVTDLRRRGVPVVDWGSDERLERAIARTRRRWSR, from the coding sequence ATGGCGTTCGACGCCCCGACCGCCGCCGACCACCTCGCAGCCGCGACGGAGGATCGGACCGAGACGGCGGTGGCGCCGGGCGAGACCGAGGACCGACAGACGCGCCGCTGGTACGGCATCGCGTCCTTCGCCCTGCTCGCGCTCGGGCTGGGCGTGCTGACCGGCCAGCCCGGCCTGCTGCTGGCGAGCGCCTTCGGCCTCGCCTTCGCGGGGTACGGCCGACTGACGTCGCCGCCGCCCGTCGACCTGACGCTGGAGCGGACCGTCGACGAGAGCGGCCCCGACGTCGGCGAGGACGTCGCCGTCACGGTCACGCTGTGCAACGAGTCCGACCAGTTCGTCCCCGATCTGCGGGTCGTGGACGGCGTCCCGCCCTACCTCAGCGTCGCCGAGGGATCGCCCCGCCACGCGACCGCGCTGCGGCCCGGCGAGGAGGCGACGTTCACCTACGCCGTCCGGGCGCGGCGAGGCGCGGCGACCTTCGAGCCGATGGCCGTCGTCGCGCGGGACGCCAGCGGTGCGACGGAGCGGCTGGGGCGGGTCGACGCGGAGACTCGGATCACGTGCGAACCCGACCTCCCGGCGAGGGGCGTCGACGTTCCGCTACGGGCCCAGACCTCGCCGTACACCGGCCGACAGGCCACCGACGCCGGCGGTCCCGGGATCGAATTCCACGCCACCCGGGAGTACCGACCGGGCGACCCGCTGAATCGCATCGACTGGAACCGCACCGCCCGGACCGGCGAGTTCACCACCGTCGAGTACCGCGTCGAACGCTCGGTCACCGTCGCTCTCGTCGTCGACGCCCGGGCCCGGGCTTACCGGGCGCCCGACCCCTACGACCGCTCGGCCGTCGAGCGGTCCGTCGACGCCGCGGGGCAAGCGTACGTCTCGCTGACGAACGAGGGCCACAGCGTCGGGCTCGCCGCTCTCGCGCCGACGGACTGCTGGCTCCCGCCCGGCAGCGGCGACCGCCACCGCGTGCGCGTCCGGCGGACCCTGGCGACCCACCCGGCGCTGTCCCCGGTCGCCCCGGACCGGGAGACCAACGTCTACGCGACGCTCCAGTCGCTCCGGCGGCGTCTCCCCGGCGACGCGCAGGTGATCCTCTTCTCCCCGCTTTCCGACGACCTGCTGGCCGACCTCGTCGTGAGCCTGGACGCCCGCGGCTACCGGACGACCGTGATCAGCCCGGACCCGACGGCCGACGACACGGCGGGCCACCAGCTGGCGGCCGTCGACCGGGCGCTGAACGTGACGGACCTCCGGCGGCGGGGCGTCCCCGTCGTCGACTGGGGCTCCGACGAGCGGCTCGAACGCGCGATCGCGCGGACGAGACGGCGGTGGTCGCGATGA
- a CDS encoding (R)-citramalate synthase: MEDLSDVDDVQFLDTTLRDGEQAPGVSLSPEEKARIARRLDAADVDVIEAGSACTGPGERETISRVTDLDIDATVTSFCRGLERDIDLALDCGVDGINLVVPASDRHVEGKVGTSREENVETTVDLVEYAKEHDLWVEVIGEDGSRADLDYLEELLGAALDAGADRICFADTVGHATPDRAVEAVSRLSELGPVSTHTHDDLGLAVTNALASLAAGADMVHGTVNGIGERAGNVALEEVAIALDHGYGVETMELTEVYELAKLVANTTGIPLPPNKAVVGENAFTHESGIHTDGTLKDDAMYEPYPPEKVGRERRLALGKHAGRAGVAAALDEHDIEVSEEELDEVFRRVKEIGDRGKRVTDADLLTIAEDVSGDDRERRVELADLTTVAGGGTPTASIRLTVDGEEREEAETGSGPVDAALNAVQAALGGVADTHLESYHVDAITGGTDAVVTVEVEMSRGDRTVTVTASDSDITRASVRAMVDAIDRLVADEGETVVADD, from the coding sequence CTGGAGGACCTCTCCGACGTCGACGACGTACAGTTTCTCGACACGACGCTCCGCGACGGCGAGCAAGCCCCGGGTGTGTCCCTCTCCCCCGAGGAGAAGGCGCGAATCGCCCGGCGGCTCGACGCCGCGGACGTCGACGTGATCGAGGCCGGGAGCGCCTGCACCGGTCCCGGCGAACGCGAGACCATCTCCCGGGTCACGGACTTGGACATCGACGCCACCGTGACGAGCTTCTGCCGCGGCCTCGAGCGGGACATCGACCTGGCGCTGGACTGCGGCGTCGACGGGATCAACCTCGTCGTCCCCGCCAGCGACCGGCACGTCGAGGGCAAGGTCGGCACGTCGCGCGAGGAGAACGTAGAGACGACCGTCGACCTGGTCGAGTACGCCAAGGAGCACGACCTGTGGGTCGAGGTCATCGGCGAGGACGGCTCGCGCGCGGACCTGGACTACCTCGAGGAGTTACTCGGGGCGGCCCTGGACGCGGGCGCCGACCGCATCTGCTTCGCGGACACGGTCGGCCACGCGACGCCCGACCGCGCGGTCGAGGCCGTCTCCCGGCTCTCGGAGCTGGGACCGGTGAGCACGCACACCCACGACGACCTCGGGCTGGCCGTGACCAACGCCCTGGCCTCCCTGGCCGCGGGCGCGGACATGGTCCACGGCACGGTCAACGGCATCGGCGAGCGGGCCGGTAACGTCGCCCTCGAGGAGGTCGCCATCGCGCTCGACCACGGCTACGGCGTCGAGACGATGGAGCTGACCGAGGTGTACGAGCTGGCCAAGCTCGTGGCCAACACGACGGGCATCCCGCTGCCGCCGAACAAGGCCGTCGTGGGCGAGAACGCCTTCACCCACGAGTCCGGCATCCACACCGACGGCACGCTCAAGGACGACGCGATGTACGAGCCCTACCCGCCCGAGAAGGTGGGTCGGGAACGGCGCCTCGCGCTGGGCAAGCACGCCGGCCGGGCCGGCGTCGCGGCCGCCCTCGACGAGCACGACATCGAGGTCAGCGAGGAGGAGCTGGACGAGGTGTTCCGCCGCGTCAAGGAGATCGGCGACCGCGGCAAGCGCGTGACCGACGCCGACCTGCTGACCATCGCCGAGGACGTCAGCGGCGACGATCGCGAGCGCCGCGTCGAACTGGCGGACCTGACGACGGTCGCCGGCGGCGGCACGCCCACCGCCAGCATCCGCCTCACTGTCGACGGCGAGGAGCGCGAAGAGGCCGAGACCGGGTCCGGACCGGTCGACGCCGCGCTCAACGCCGTCCAGGCGGCGCTGGGCGGCGTCGCCGACACCCACCTCGAGTCCTACCACGTCGACGCCATCACCGGCGGCACCGACGCCGTCGTCACCGTCGAGGTGGAGATGTCCCGCGGCGACCGCACCGTGACGGTAACCGCCAGCGACTCCGACATCACCCGGGCGTCCGTCCGGGCGATGGTCGACGCCATCGACCGCCTGGTCGCGGACGAGGGCGAGACGGTCGTGGCCGACGACTGA
- a CDS encoding GMP synthase subunit A: MTRIDVVDNHGQFTHLEQRALRDIGVDVSIIDNDTPPEEIDADGLVLSGGPDRDRIGNCAEYLDLDVPVLGICLGMQVMADVQGGEVGGGDYGGYADVTVDIHDDEDPLVGSLAPETRVWASHADEVKEVPEGYEVTASSDVCDVEAMSNGEDRFGVQWHPEVAHTEEGEEVFENFLSICERRNE, from the coding sequence ATGACCCGGATCGACGTCGTGGACAACCACGGCCAGTTCACGCACCTGGAGCAGCGGGCGCTGCGTGACATCGGCGTGGACGTCTCGATCATCGACAACGACACGCCGCCGGAGGAGATCGACGCCGACGGACTCGTCCTCTCCGGCGGCCCCGACAGGGACCGGATCGGCAACTGCGCCGAGTACCTCGACCTGGACGTCCCAGTGCTCGGCATCTGCCTTGGGATGCAGGTGATGGCTGACGTGCAGGGCGGCGAGGTCGGCGGCGGCGACTACGGCGGCTACGCGGACGTGACCGTCGACATCCACGACGACGAGGACCCGCTCGTGGGCTCGCTGGCGCCCGAGACGCGTGTCTGGGCCAGCCACGCCGACGAGGTCAAGGAGGTCCCCGAGGGCTACGAGGTCACGGCCAGTTCCGACGTCTGCGACGTCGAGGCGATGAGCAACGGTGAGGACCGCTTCGGCGTCCAGTGGCACCCCGAAGTGGCCCACACCGAGGAGGGCGAGGAGGTCTTCGAGAACTTCCTGTCGATCTGCGAGCGACGGAACGAGTAG